In the Anaerostipes caccae L1-92 genome, CACAGTCGATTCCGATCGTATCATGCTTATCCATAACGAAAGCAAGCTTCAGCTTTGTCCCAACTCCGTCAGTACCGGATACAAGAGTTGGATTTTCCATATCCTTAAACTTCTTTAAAGAAAAAGCCCCGGAAAATCCTCCGATGTTTGTCAAAACTTCCTCTCTCATTGTGGCCTGTACGTGCTTTTTCATGAGTTCTACGGACTGGTAACCTGCTTCGATATCCACTCCTGCCTTTTTGTAATCCATTTTTATCCTCCTAAAATGTATATCTTTTTAAACTCAGACCCGATCCCCGGGACAGGTCCTGTCTATTTTCCAAAATAACTGTCAACGCCGTCTGCAATTCCTTTCGCCATCTTTTTCTGAAAAGAACTCTTCTGCATCTTTTTGTCTTCTTTTTTATTCGTCATAAATCCCATTTCGATTAGTGTCACCGGGACTTTGCTCCAGTTAGTGCCCGTCAGATCATTCCGCCCTGAAAGTCCACGGTTTCTGATCCCGGTAGCTTTGCAGTATTTTTTCAGCACATCCCCGGACAGCTTCCTGCTGCGTTTGCTCAGCTTTTTTACATAGGGATTCTTCTTGGTCGGGTATAATGCTGAGGCACCGCGTACTCTTTTTCCCGCCGCATCTGCATGAAGACGGATACAGATATCGGCGCCGCTTTTATTCACCAGCAGCGCTCTTTTCTTATTACTGATGTTGACATTCTGCTTTCTTCTTACCATGTAGACTTTATAGCCCCTTTTTTTAAGCTCCTGCTCGAGTCTCTTGGCCACACTGAGGGTCAGCTTTGATTCCGGTACTTTCGTCGCTGCTCCCTGTGTACCCGATGCCGCTTTTGCTTTCTTCCTCCGGGAACCCGGTCCGATTGGCTCTTTCCTGGTGTCACCCTTTTTCTGATGTCCGGCATCAATCGCCACCGTGATCTGGCATGTCCCCGCCAGAGTATCCCGATTTTGTAATGCAGTCCCTGCAAGTCCGGCACAAACAGCCGTACATAAAAGTACGGCTGCAAGTCTTTTCTTATTCATAGTTCTTATAGCCAACCTGGTCAAGCTTATCGGCCTTCTTTACTACAGATTCTTTCATTGTTGTCCTGTAATCTTTCAGTTTCTGAAGAAGACCGGCATCAGACGAAGCCAAAATCTGTGCTGCAAGGATTCCTGCATTCTGCCCTCCGTTGATAGCAACGGATGCAACCGGAACTCCGGACGGCATCTGAACAATGGAGTAAAGAGAATCCACTCCCCCAAGATCAGAAGTTTTCATCGGAATTCCGATGACCGGCATCGGGAACAGTGCTGCACACATTCCCGGAAGATGTGCTGCTTTCCCTGCACCTGCGATGATAACCTTGACTCCGCGCTCCTCGGCTCCTTTTGCCCACTCAAAGAAAATATCCGGTTCTCTGTGAGCAGAAATAATGGTCATCTCAAAGTCAATCCCCATCTCCTCTAAAAAATCTGCCGCCTTGCTCATCACAGGCATATCGGAATCGCTCCCCATAACAATCGCTACTTTTGCCATAATTCTGTCTCCTTTGTCATAATTCGATTTGTTTTCTTTTATTCTACCCACTGTATCCGGTTACGTCAATGGTTCGTTCAGGATTTCTGTGCCCGGGAGGACAAATTTTCCTTCCTTTATCAAAGCCGTTTTCCTGCCGCCGAGGCCGATCACGCAGATGGAATCCAGCTCCTCATAAGGAATGGTGATATCCGTATGACAGTTAAAATATTCTCCTTTTTCTGAAAAACAGTTGCTCTTTGCCACAATCTCTTTTCCGTCAGGATTGTGAAGCTCGGTTGCTTCGCTGTGGCTGTAACAGGTGTCTCCCACTGCAAAATGAGGTCCCATTTTTTCGACGATCAGGATTGGAAGCTGATATAAAATCCCAAACTTCTGTGCCATGGCATAGGCCGTAGTATTGGTTCCGATGGCAAACTCTCCCATGGGAAGAGTCTCCCTGTTATAGAGAAGGTTCTGCTTTATATATGCCTTATTATCTTCTTCCGACTCGAAATTCCGGCAGGAATACTCTGTAATCATACCGTCTTTGAAAACCAGTCTCAGATCGATAAACTTCAGATCTCTTAAATAGACCTCACTCACATGAAGCACTCCGCTGGTTCCGTTTAATTTCGGTGAAGTAAACACCTCACCAACCGGAATGTTTACATCTGCCAGACAATTTTCAAAGTTAGTCTCCTTCTCAGCATCTTCCAGCTCGTGCATGGCCACATAGAGGTCTGTTTCGTTCTCTCCCGCTCCCTTTATATGGACTTCCACACCCTGGTCCAGGGCATCGATCAGATGCTGCTGGATTTTCTTATATTTTTCTTTGTCCAGCGTATTGACCTTAGCCACCTCCTCGAAGATTGCTTCGAAGTTTTCCCCTATTTCCGGGATCGGATATGCGATGATCGTAAAACTCCGCTCCTCCGGTTTCATATACTCGTTGGCAATCCTGCCGGACTCATTCTGGTACTCCACAGAAAGCTTTTGCTGCTTCTCGGAAAGACGCAGAGCAGTCTCTTTATTCTCCGGCGTAAACGGCAGTTCCCCGAACGTCTCCATGCATGCAGGTCCTGCAAATGCTGCAGCCTCCTCCTTCAATTTTTCATAGGCATTCCGATAGCTTTCCAGCTTGTGGCTCATAAACGCTTTGTTAAAAAACAGCGCTTGGTCAAATCTGTGGTCATACTCAAACTGGGGG is a window encoding:
- a CDS encoding N-acetylmuramoyl-L-alanine amidase family protein, with product MNKKRLAAVLLCTAVCAGLAGTALQNRDTLAGTCQITVAIDAGHQKKGDTRKEPIGPGSRRKKAKAASGTQGAATKVPESKLTLSVAKRLEQELKKRGYKVYMVRRKQNVNISNKKRALLVNKSGADICIRLHADAAGKRVRGASALYPTKKNPYVKKLSKRSRKLSGDVLKKYCKATGIRNRGLSGRNDLTGTNWSKVPVTLIEMGFMTNKKEDKKMQKSSFQKKMAKGIADGVDSYFGK
- the purE gene encoding 5-(carboxyamino)imidazole ribonucleotide mutase, with the protein product MAKVAIVMGSDSDMPVMSKAADFLEEMGIDFEMTIISAHREPDIFFEWAKGAEERGVKVIIAGAGKAAHLPGMCAALFPMPVIGIPMKTSDLGGVDSLYSIVQMPSGVPVASVAINGGQNAGILAAQILASSDAGLLQKLKDYRTTMKESVVKKADKLDQVGYKNYE
- a CDS encoding aminopeptidase, translating into MERHFLNQERLKAILQEDSVKEPFLDYFRKMAERLLFADEVYGTKDKQLFQLKEWNKEWYEQILPSEYDVCYGNPDYARNVFGEEFGDILCFLYAEIQGCFVYAVEGQLFELTIMNELFLEIYQLFLEGDVQRKTAKQVIFDHMRDYSQELCYNRVREQLDPCVSSASDIVMKEDLDNTDVLYLYGEYVSENETKMLSFLNSLPKERMKEIAKTFVDGYHDGFIINNIDMSKKTTVNIRYHLGFEPIIREAALQFQEIGLTPILYRGTTGVITRGMSKVGYISTSPNPQFEYDHRFDQALFFNKAFMSHKLESYRNAYEKLKEEAAAFAGPACMETFGELPFTPENKETALRLSEKQQKLSVEYQNESGRIANEYMKPEERSFTIIAYPIPEIGENFEAIFEEVAKVNTLDKEKYKKIQQHLIDALDQGVEVHIKGAGENETDLYVAMHELEDAEKETNFENCLADVNIPVGEVFTSPKLNGTSGVLHVSEVYLRDLKFIDLRLVFKDGMITEYSCRNFESEEDNKAYIKQNLLYNRETLPMGEFAIGTNTTAYAMAQKFGILYQLPILIVEKMGPHFAVGDTCYSHSEATELHNPDGKEIVAKSNCFSEKGEYFNCHTDITIPYEELDSICVIGLGGRKTALIKEGKFVLPGTEILNEPLT